From one Lycorma delicatula isolate Av1 chromosome 2, ASM4794821v1, whole genome shotgun sequence genomic stretch:
- the LOC142319056 gene encoding tetraspanin-9-like, producing the protein MGYSGYTCVRYLFCYLNVFMWLSGCGILGVGIWLHVSSTGYTTLLPQYALISVDSLCIVLGVILFLVTFFGCCGSWFQSRCMLVTYFCMVIFLFLVEFMFATLAFVFRSNLSSVLKDELLAGIEYHYRNPPKNGLEEIWDKIHNQFHCCGVTGYEDWYYIKAWPGMKIVPDSCCLPEYKNMTSCGQSDNPDMWYNKGCAEQVQMWFVERLHIVGVVGLIVSFVQLFGLISSMLLFCTVRHKRTSHTYKSYDHNS; encoded by the exons ttatCAGGATGCGGTATACTAGGTGTTGGAATCTGGTTACATGTTTCAAGTACTGGCTACACAACACTTCTACCTCAGTATGCTTTAATAAGTGTTGATTCATTATGTATTGTACTGGGTGTTATTCTTTTCTTGGTTACGTTTTTTGGTTGCTGTGGAAGTTGGTTTCAAAGTCGATGTATGCTAGTTACA tacttcTGTATGGTTATATTCTTATTTCTTGTTGAATTTATGTTTGCAACACTTGCATTTGTCTTTCGTAGCAATCTTAGCTCAGTACTAAAAGATGAATTACTGGCTGGAATAGAATACCATTACAGAAATCCACCTAAGAATGGATTAGAAGAAATTTGGGATAAAATTCATAATCag tttcATTGTTGTGGTGTAACTGGTTATGAAGATTGGTATTATATTAAAGCATGGCCAGGAATGAAAATAGTACCTGATTCTTGTTGTCTTCCAGAGTACAAAAATATGACAa gtTGTGGCCAATCAGATAATCCAGATATGTGGTATAACAAAGGTTGTGCTGAACAGGTACAAATGTGGTTTGTTGAAAGACTCCACATTGTTGGTGTAGTTGGCCTTATTGTCTCATTTGTACag ttatttGGTTTAATCTCatcaatgttattattttgtactgTTCGTCATAAAAGAACTTCACACACATATAAGTCATATGACCATAATTCCTGA